A genomic region of Armatimonadota bacterium contains the following coding sequences:
- the purB gene encoding adenylosuccinate lyase — protein MIPRYTTPEMADLWSERTKLATWLEVELLAAEAQAAQGLIPQEVAARLRARARTPDPERVREVERRTRHDVVAFVEVVSQDLGDDARYLHRGLGSSDVVDTAAAVLLVRATDLLLQELDRVLEGLTSLADRYRTALMSGRTHGMVAEPITFGLKVASWLAEMRRNRGRLERAREAVRVGKLSGEVGNYAHLGPWVEAYVCERLNLMPETVATQIVSRDRHAELLCAIAITAGTLERIATEIRNLQRTEIHEVEEPFEAGQTGSSAMPHKRNPILCERITGLARMLRAMSLVALENEALWGERDISHSSNERITLPGATTLLHYALRQLRYILENLRVYPENMRRNLDRTGGLVYSHRVLLHLVERGMPREEAYRALQRAAFRVEEDAHRTPDAFLRALLEDPVIRSHADEAALRSCFDPAPYLAHVDEILRRVGIPPKEEGAP, from the coding sequence GTGATCCCCCGGTACACCACTCCGGAGATGGCGGATCTGTGGAGCGAGCGCACCAAGCTCGCCACCTGGCTCGAGGTGGAGCTGCTGGCCGCGGAGGCCCAGGCCGCGCAGGGGCTCATCCCCCAGGAGGTGGCGGCCCGCCTGCGGGCCCGGGCCCGGACGCCTGACCCCGAACGGGTGCGGGAAGTGGAGCGGCGCACCCGCCACGACGTGGTGGCCTTCGTGGAAGTGGTCAGCCAGGATCTCGGGGATGACGCCCGCTACCTGCACCGGGGACTGGGATCCAGCGATGTGGTGGATACCGCCGCCGCGGTGTTGCTCGTGCGGGCCACGGACCTGCTCCTGCAGGAACTGGATCGGGTCCTGGAGGGGTTGACGTCCCTCGCGGACCGGTACCGCACCGCCCTGATGTCGGGGCGCACCCATGGGATGGTGGCGGAACCCATTACCTTTGGGCTCAAGGTGGCTAGCTGGCTCGCGGAGATGCGGCGCAACCGCGGGCGCCTGGAGCGGGCCCGGGAGGCGGTGCGGGTGGGGAAGCTGTCGGGGGAGGTGGGCAACTACGCGCACCTGGGGCCGTGGGTGGAGGCGTACGTGTGCGAGCGGTTGAACCTGATGCCGGAGACGGTCGCCACCCAGATCGTTTCGCGGGACCGGCACGCGGAGCTCCTGTGTGCCATCGCCATCACCGCGGGAACCCTCGAGCGGATCGCCACGGAGATCCGCAACCTCCAGCGCACGGAGATCCACGAGGTGGAGGAGCCCTTTGAGGCGGGCCAGACGGGAAGTAGCGCCATGCCCCACAAGCGCAACCCCATCCTGTGCGAGCGGATCACGGGGCTCGCACGGATGCTGCGGGCCATGAGCTTGGTGGCCCTGGAGAACGAGGCCCTGTGGGGGGAACGGGACATCAGCCATTCCAGCAACGAGCGCATCACCCTGCCCGGTGCTACCACCCTCCTCCACTACGCCCTGCGGCAGCTGCGCTACATCCTCGAGAACCTCCGGGTGTATCCGGAGAACATGCGCCGCAACCTGGACCGCACGGGCGGCCTCGTGTATTCCCACCGGGTTCTGCTCCACTTGGTGGAGCGGGGCATGCCCCGGGAGGAGGCGTACCGGGCCCTGCAACGGGCCGCCTTCCGGGTCGAGGAGGATGCGCACCGGACGCCGGATGCCTTCCTGCGGGCACTGTTGGAGGATCCGGTCATCCGGTCACACGCGGATGAGGCGGCCCTGCGGTCATGCTTCGACCCCGCGCCGTACCTCGCGCACGTGGACGAGATCCTGCGCCGGGTAGGGATTCCACCCAAGGAGGAGGGAGCGCCTTGA